Proteins from one Podospora pseudocomata strain CBS 415.72m chromosome 4, whole genome shotgun sequence genomic window:
- a CDS encoding hypothetical protein (EggNog:ENOG503NVX1; CAZy:GH10; antiSMASH:Cluster_8; COG:G): MNFHLFLLSSAFVAVSGQLDKVAKEAGLLYFGTAVDNPSLNNQNYLRIARDPAEFGSLTPANGQKWSNTQASQGRFTYGSGDAIANIARQTGQQLRCHTLVWYNQLPGWDTVSSVYSRDQMQQIITAHIQNVAGHYKGRCYAWDVVNEAMEDDGRYRNNPMYRAMGVDYITHSFKVAQQTDPAAKLYYNDFNIERCCNAKINATIAMIRTVKAAGAPVHGIGMQGHSRVGMSPSKREMKETMARFSELVDEVAFTEVDIRHTKLPIGAAEREQQGKDYMEVVGACLETPKCVGITVWDFTDQYSWIPQQYPGEGEACLWDRNYNKKPAYHSIVELLQSAASSGLRTSATPAPVAAVAVTAA, from the exons ATGAATTTCCACCTTTTCCTTTTGTCTTCTGCGTTTGTGGCGGTCTCTGGCCAGCTCGACAAGGTTGCGAAAGAAGCCGGACTCCTGTACTTTGGCACCGCAGTCGATAACCCCAgtctcaacaaccaaaatTATCTCCGTATCGCTCGTGATCCCGCTGAGTTTGGCTCGCTCACTCCGGCCAACGGACAGAAGTGGTCCAACACCCAGGCGAGCCAGGGGCGCTTCACTTACGGGAGTGGTGATGCGATAGCTAATATTGCACGACAGACAGGCCAGCAGTTGAGATGCCATACCTTGGTGTGGTATAACCAGTTGCCTGGATGGG ACACAGTCAGCAGCGTCTACAGTCGCGATCAGATGCAACAAATCATTACCGCACATATCCAGAATGTGGCTGGACACTATAAGGGACGGTGCTATGCCTGGGACGTGGTCAATGAAGCTATGGAGGATGACGGAAGATACCGCAACAATCCTA TGTACCGAGCCATGGGAGTTGACTACATCACGCACTCCTTCAAGGTAGCCCAGCAAACTGACCCCGCCGCGAAGCTCTATTACAACGATTTCAACATTGAGCGTTGCTGCAACGCCAAGATCAATGCCACCATCGCCATGATTCGCACTGTTAAGGCCGCGGGGGCTCCCGTTCACGGAATCGGCATGCAGGGTCACTCCCGGGTGGGCATGTCACCCTCCAAGCGAGAGATGAAGGAGACCATGGCTCGGTTCTCTGAGCTTGTCGACGAAGTTGCCTTCACCGAGGTTGATATTCGCCACACCAAGCTACCGATCGGGGCGGCCGAGAGGGAACAGCAAGGGAAAGATTACATGGAAGTTGTAGGGGCATGCTTGGAGACGCCAAAGTGTGTCGGGATCACTGTATGGGATTTCACTGATCAG TATTCGTGGATCCCTCAACAGTAtcctggggagggagaggcgtGTCTATGGGATAGGAATTATAACAAGAAGCCAGCCTATCACAGCATCGTTGAACTACTGCAGAGTGCTGCGAGTTCTGGTCTTAGAACGTCCGCGACACCCGCACCagtggctgctgttgctgttacTGCGGCTTGA
- a CDS encoding hypothetical protein (COG:S; SMCOG1052:Terpene synthase/cyclase metal-binding domain protein; EggNog:ENOG503PEPG; antiSMASH:Cluster_8) codes for MSVMTHTQETPVARIAALIHGQSLRLPSLQPVLSNWPTLLSPHYAELKKKVGMKIDEWISDERVRRKAQIIDLPLFSSIWYPHATLDRLEMITWYSMWIFLWDDVIEDSATPASGITDKVSWIHHQALKYMEYHLGLSSSLEEPIPPTKYCTLFRYAAEPFRKASSLLQRIRFYEELKVYMDGCEVEQEFVRAGELPSWREYWSHRLGTSSVHTYSALGEYMSGGNIPPEMFDTPELKELWVGINRHIVTVNDLISFKKEVDKSSFHSLVPIVMNETGANLDTVVDSLVDTLRNIGDSMNRAGDRLIALAENNHGAQGRQNMEQYVRCFQTSATGNYWWS; via the exons ATGTCAGTCatgacacacacacaagagACACCAGTGGCACGAATCGCTGCCCTAATACATGGTCAAtccctccgcctcccaaGCCTTCAACCTGTGCTTTCGAACTGGCCGACACTGTTGAGCCCTCACTATGCTGAACTCAAAAAGAAGGTCGGCATGAAAATCGACGAGTGGATTTCTGACGAGCGCGTTCGACGAAAGGCACAAATCATTGACTTGCCATTGTTTTCTTCAAT CTGGTACCCTCACGCCACTCTGGACCGTCTTGAAATGATAACTTGGTACTCAATGTGGATCTTCCTTTGGGACGATGTTATTGAAGATAGTGCGACTCCTGCCTCCGGGATTACTGACAAGGTTTCCTGGATACACCACCAAGCACTGAAGTACATGGAGTACCATCTCGGCCTGTCATCCTCCCTCGAAGAACCAATACCCCCCACCAAATACTGCACATTGTTCAGATATGCCGCCGAGCCGTTCCGGAAAGCATCAAGCCTCTTACAGAGAATCAGATTCTATGAAGAGCTCAAGGTATACATGGATGGCTGTGAAGTCGAACAGGAGTTTGTGCGTGCTGGCGAGCTTCCGAGTTGGCGAGAGTATTGGTCGCACAGACTGGGCACCTCATCTGTGCATACCTACAGCGCTCTGGGCGAATATATGAGTGGTGGAAACATACCACCAGAAATGTTTGATACCCCTGAGCTAAAGGAGCTTTGGGTGGGAATCAACAGGCACATTGTCAC TGTCAATGATCTAATATCATTCAAAAAGGAGGTTGACAAGTCAAGCTTCCATAGCCTCGTCCCAATTGTAATGAATGAGACCGGCGCAAACTTGGACACGGTCGTCGACAGCTTAGTTGATACGCTGCGCAACATTGGAGACAGCATGAACCGAGCGGGGGATAGGCTGATTGCTCTCGCAGAGAACAATCATGGAGCGCAAGGGAGGCAAAATATGGAACAGTATGTCCGGTGTTTTCAAACCAGCGCAACCGGGAATTACTGGTGGTCGTAA